The Streptomyces sp. NBC_00236 DNA window GGTGTACGAACGCGCGGGCGGCCACGCCTACGGATCGACGTACCCCGGACCTATCGGCGCCGTGCTCACCCCGCAGCTCGCCGGCATGCACGCGGCCAAGGACGATCCCAACAGCTCACTGCCCTTCGCCTCCAGCCTGTGCGGCGCCTGCTTCGACGCCTGCCCGGTGAAGATCGACATTCCTTCGTTGCTGGTCGAGCTGCGCCACCAGCACACCGAGCAGTCGGGCACCACGGCCGAGAAGCTCGCCATGAAGGCGGCGGCCGGAGTGATGAAGAACCCGAAGCTGTTCACGGCCGCGCAGAAGGCATCCGGGCTCGGCCGCGTCATCGCCGGACGGGACGGGAGGATCTCGCATCTGCCCCCGCCCTTCAACGGCTGGAGCGACAGCCGCGACACGCCCGCCCCGCCCAAGGAGACCTTCCGCTCCTGGCTGGCATCGGCCGAGGGAGCCGCGACCATGCGGGCCGCCGCCGACACGTACACGCAGAACCAGCAGCAGGAGGAGGAGAAGTGACGACCGCTCGCGAAACGGTGCTCGGCCGCGTCCGGGACGCCCTGGCCCTGGCACCCGCAGCCGACACCCCGATCCCGCGCGCCTACCGCACCGGGCGCTCCCTCCCCGACGAGGAACGCCTGGCGCTGTTCACCGACCGGCTCGTCGACTACAAGGCCCGGGTCCACCTCTGCACCGCCGACCGCACGGCCGAGGTCGTCGCCGAGGTGCTGCGGGAGCGCGGAGCCGGCCGGATCGGCGTACCCGAGGGCCTCGACCCGCAGTGGCTCAGCGCCTACGACGGTGAGATCCGGCAGGACTCCGCCGATATCCCCGCACCGCGGCTGGACTCGCTGGACGGGGTCGTCACGGCATCGGCCGTCAGCTGCGCCGAGACGGGCACGATCTTCCTGGACGGATCGCCCGACCAGGGGCGGCGGGCGTTGTCCCTGGTGCCCGACCTGCACGTCTGCGTCGTCGATCTGTCGACCGTGGAGGTGGGCGTACCCGAGGCGGTGGCCCGTCTGGTGCCGGAGCGGCCGACGACGCTGATCAGC harbors:
- a CDS encoding LutC/YkgG family protein yields the protein MTTARETVLGRVRDALALAPAADTPIPRAYRTGRSLPDEERLALFTDRLVDYKARVHLCTADRTAEVVAEVLRERGAGRIGVPEGLDPQWLSAYDGEIRQDSADIPAPRLDSLDGVVTASAVSCAETGTIFLDGSPDQGRRALSLVPDLHVCVVDLSTVEVGVPEAVARLVPERPTTLISGPSATSDIELERVEGVHGPRTLAVVIRTDV